From the Pirellulales bacterium genome, one window contains:
- a CDS encoding family 16 glycosylhydrolase has protein sequence MHFPCSRPPRCSPGKNLRRWRTVFAVLTTLGLGTSSTPAAPPGWVPTWSDEFDGTTLDTTKWDPILWLTPYNNERQAYHPSRVTVADGHLVLTADNTPLGGKAYTSGKVESKITQQFGRWEIRAKLPGTRGTWPAIWLLPDTTVHGWPTQGEIDILENRGTEPHLTSSAYHYGGSVAAHQYKWGQQRTSVNGVLSNYHNDFHVYAVEWDADKLRFFVDDVNYLTLHNQDVGGFLSSTTAEMETVLNVAVGGDFLGTAQPNSSSVWPQQMLVDYVRVYERAENPPPVVFRNPGFDEAGGGLAGWSTFGNTLAANPNVQVAAEAHLDGSGSLKLFGQSIIQENYSGVSQGITVVAGNRVEADVNAFIRSGDSIVGTNNDALLKIEFYRKFGGKYGSADMISELVQTVADGSSPQDVWLPRSLSTVAPNEAVEARVVLLFRQRNNGSGAVHFDEVRFENLDLAMPADANGDGTIDGADFLQWQRGYGSTDATAPAVGDFNFDGRTDGGDLALWHGQFGGPAPVGAAASAVVAEPSTAVLAIAALIGIYETRLLLSRHTVRAAGP, from the coding sequence ATGCATTTCCCCTGTTCACGACCGCCGCGCTGCAGCCCCGGCAAGAATCTTCGCCGCTGGCGGACTGTCTTCGCCGTGCTCACGACGCTCGGACTGGGGACTAGTTCAACCCCGGCCGCGCCTCCCGGATGGGTTCCGACCTGGAGCGACGAATTCGACGGCACGACGCTCGATACGACGAAGTGGGATCCGATCCTCTGGCTCACCCCCTACAACAACGAACGGCAGGCCTACCACCCGTCGCGCGTTACGGTGGCCGACGGCCATCTCGTGCTGACGGCCGACAACACGCCGCTGGGAGGCAAGGCGTATACCTCCGGCAAGGTTGAGAGCAAGATCACGCAGCAGTTCGGGCGTTGGGAGATTCGAGCCAAACTGCCGGGGACCCGCGGCACGTGGCCCGCGATTTGGCTGCTGCCCGATACGACCGTGCATGGCTGGCCGACGCAGGGCGAGATCGACATCCTCGAAAATCGCGGCACCGAGCCCCATCTCACGAGCAGCGCGTACCACTACGGCGGCAGCGTCGCCGCTCACCAGTACAAGTGGGGCCAGCAGCGGACCAGCGTGAACGGGGTCTTGTCGAACTACCACAACGACTTTCACGTCTACGCCGTGGAGTGGGACGCGGACAAGCTGCGATTCTTCGTCGACGACGTGAACTACTTGACGCTTCACAATCAGGACGTCGGCGGATTCCTCAGTTCGACGACTGCGGAAATGGAAACGGTGCTCAACGTTGCGGTCGGCGGCGATTTTCTGGGGACCGCACAGCCCAACAGCTCGAGCGTTTGGCCGCAGCAAATGCTGGTCGACTATGTCCGCGTGTATGAGCGGGCTGAGAATCCCCCGCCGGTCGTCTTTCGGAATCCTGGGTTCGACGAGGCGGGAGGAGGACTGGCCGGTTGGAGCACGTTCGGCAACACGCTGGCCGCCAATCCCAACGTGCAAGTTGCGGCCGAAGCGCACCTCGACGGAAGCGGCTCCCTGAAATTATTCGGCCAGTCCATCATCCAGGAGAACTACTCCGGCGTCTCGCAAGGGATCACCGTGGTCGCGGGCAATCGGGTCGAGGCCGACGTGAACGCCTTCATCCGCTCGGGCGACAGCATCGTCGGCACCAACAACGACGCCTTGCTCAAGATCGAGTTCTATCGCAAGTTCGGCGGGAAGTACGGCTCGGCCGACATGATCAGCGAGCTGGTGCAGACGGTCGCCGACGGCTCCTCGCCGCAGGACGTGTGGCTTCCGCGCTCGTTGTCGACCGTGGCGCCAAACGAAGCGGTCGAAGCGCGAGTCGTGTTGCTGTTCCGCCAGCGCAACAACGGCTCCGGCGCCGTTCACTTTGACGAGGTGCGGTTCGAGAATCTCGATTTGGCCATGCCCGCCGACGCCAACGGCGACGGCACGATCGACGGGGCCGACTTTCTGCAGTGGCAGCGCGGCTACGGTTCGACGGACGCGACGGCGCCGGCAGTCGGCGACTTCAATTTCGACGGCCGCACCGACGGCGGCGATCTGGCCCTGTGGCACGGACAATTTGGCGGACCGGCGCCGGTCGGCGCGGCGGCGAGCGCCGTCGTGGCCGAACCCTCGACCGCGGTCTTGGCGATCGCCGCCTTAATCGGAATTTACGAAACACGCCTGCTTCTTTCGCGGCACACGGTCCGCGCGGCCGGACCATGA
- a CDS encoding PEP-CTERM sorting domain-containing protein (PEP-CTERM proteins occur, often in large numbers, in the proteomes of bacteria that also encode an exosortase, a predicted intramembrane cysteine proteinase. The presence of a PEP-CTERM domain at a protein's C-terminus predicts cleavage within the sorting domain, followed by covalent anchoring to some some component of the (usually Gram-negative) cell surface. Many PEP-CTERM proteins exhibit an unusual sequence composition that includes large numbers of potential glycosylation sites. Expression of one such protein has been shown restore the ability of a bacterium to form floc, a type of biofilm.): MAPGFHMMKCASLLALSAAAIWLGPANPQRVAAANATVLDTDMNADGLGFGLTDVFAFGAFGNDDTAVYRGNHILVQTQNTGAGSGAGISIPVSNGENGIDVTFDGPTNMDQNDDPPNTTPPNSVFATIGNTAVSDPLHGNVAKLQNGNVLRYSMWVREDPNNPITAAPQIEPVLKFEFWKQALSTSADTNGGQLQPLWGDKIVDTDQHLGQGIWIDVNKNGSVIDPFAASEGRIRTVTTTAWTRIEVTYTVNDSDWFGIGDDVYTVADVEEVRAVMFWGDFAGGAVSGSLWFDNALVEVFANAGAVTPNTNPDPALSEMPVADFNSSGGVDGTDFLIWQRGFGTTSGATTAMGDSDYDGDVDGVDLGFWKTQYGTGVGPAVATIGAVPEPTTISLLLLALLSGAGRLVRSRS, encoded by the coding sequence ATGGCCCCCGGTTTCCACATGATGAAGTGCGCGAGCCTGCTCGCGCTCTCCGCCGCCGCGATCTGGCTCGGCCCCGCAAATCCGCAGCGAGTCGCCGCCGCCAACGCCACCGTGCTCGACACCGACATGAACGCCGACGGTCTGGGCTTCGGGCTGACCGACGTCTTCGCGTTCGGCGCCTTCGGCAACGACGACACCGCGGTGTATCGCGGCAATCACATCCTCGTGCAGACCCAGAATACGGGCGCCGGATCGGGCGCCGGGATCTCAATTCCGGTCTCCAACGGCGAGAACGGCATCGACGTCACGTTCGACGGCCCCACGAATATGGACCAAAACGACGACCCGCCGAACACGACCCCGCCGAACTCGGTTTTCGCGACGATCGGCAACACGGCGGTCTCCGACCCGCTTCACGGCAACGTCGCCAAATTGCAAAACGGCAACGTGCTGCGATACTCGATGTGGGTCCGCGAGGATCCTAACAACCCGATCACGGCGGCGCCGCAAATTGAACCTGTGCTGAAGTTCGAGTTCTGGAAGCAGGCGCTCAGCACGTCCGCCGACACGAACGGCGGACAACTTCAACCGCTCTGGGGCGACAAGATCGTCGACACCGATCAACACCTCGGACAAGGGATCTGGATCGACGTCAACAAGAACGGCTCGGTGATCGATCCCTTCGCGGCAAGCGAAGGACGCATCCGAACGGTCACGACGACCGCGTGGACGCGGATCGAGGTCACTTACACGGTGAACGACTCCGACTGGTTCGGCATCGGCGACGACGTCTACACCGTCGCCGACGTCGAGGAGGTGCGAGCCGTGATGTTCTGGGGCGATTTCGCCGGGGGCGCGGTGAGCGGCAGCTTGTGGTTCGACAATGCGCTGGTCGAGGTGTTCGCCAACGCCGGGGCCGTGACGCCCAATACGAACCCTGACCCGGCGTTGAGCGAAATGCCGGTCGCCGACTTCAACTCCAGCGGCGGCGTCGACGGCACGGACTTTTTGATCTGGCAGCGAGGTTTCGGCACGACTTCCGGAGCGACGACCGCCATGGGGGACTCCGACTACGACGGCGACGTCGACGGGGTCGATCTCGGGTTCTGGAAGACGCAATACGGCACGGGCGTCGGGCCGGCAGTCGCGACGATTGGCGCCGTCCCCGAACCGACGACGATTTCGCTCCTGCTGTTGGCCCTGTTGTCGGGCGCGGGACGACTCGTCCGTTCGCGCAGCTAA
- a CDS encoding bifunctional SulP family inorganic anion transporter/carbonic anhydrase, protein MTQSAAASPYRLHQDLVAGVVVFLVALPLCLGIALASGAPLFSGIVAGILGGLMVGLLSGSHTSVSGPAAGLTAVVALEIERLGSFEAFLFVVTVAGALQIVLGLLRAGNLSAFFPTSVIHGLLSAIGVILILKQIPHLLGRDADPTGSLTFLQPDKRNTFTELLHLWGEIHEGAIVVGLISLGLMIVSQWKPLKGSLVPMPLVVVLAGAGLKLWFDRLGGEWLIQSSHLVQVPVAGSVREFVGFLAFPDFTQWTNPAAYMAAITVAIVASLETLLNLEAVDKLDPQRRQSPPNRELLAQGAGNVTAGLCGGLPMTSVIVRSSVNVLAGGRTKLATVIHGGLLLVCVALFPTQLNHIPLSCLAAILLYTGYKLANPDLFRKMWSQGRYQFAPFVITMAAIVLTDLLTGVLIGLGVSLTFILHSNLRRPIQRVVEKHASGEVVHLQLANQVSFLNRASLSQTLRNTPPGSHLLIDAVHSDYIDPDILSLVREYKQEIAPAFGVEVSLRGFRSSYQLEDEIRYVDYSTRELQSKSSPAQVLRFLHEGNERFRTGRHLEYDFRRQRHAAAHGQHPLAVVLSCVDSRMPAEIVFDLGLGDIFCIRIAGNIVGPKILGSMEYGCSVAGAKVVLAIGHTQCGAVSSSVQLAAATARGEPIDPLLASCNHLGEVVEEINHSIAGRIDDFHRRSGDRERAAFVDQVARRNVQRTVAEIYARSRTLRGLVDADRIAIVGAMYDVTTGHIEFLLPDSYGSNLLEDLADVVAKSPVVGGP, encoded by the coding sequence ATGACCCAATCCGCGGCGGCGTCTCCGTATCGTCTGCACCAGGATCTGGTCGCCGGCGTGGTCGTCTTCTTGGTGGCGCTGCCGCTCTGCCTGGGGATTGCGCTCGCCTCGGGGGCGCCTCTGTTCTCCGGCATCGTCGCGGGAATCCTCGGCGGGCTGATGGTCGGACTCCTCAGCGGGTCTCACACCAGCGTCAGCGGACCCGCCGCCGGATTGACGGCCGTCGTGGCGCTCGAGATCGAAAGGCTCGGCTCGTTCGAGGCGTTCCTATTCGTCGTGACCGTCGCCGGCGCCTTGCAGATCGTGCTCGGTTTGCTCCGCGCCGGCAACTTGTCCGCGTTCTTTCCCACGAGCGTCATCCACGGTCTGCTGTCGGCGATCGGGGTGATCCTCATCCTCAAGCAAATCCCCCACCTCTTGGGCCGCGACGCCGATCCGACCGGGAGCTTGACCTTCCTCCAGCCGGACAAGCGAAACACCTTCACCGAGCTGCTGCATCTGTGGGGCGAAATTCACGAAGGCGCGATCGTGGTGGGGCTGATCTCGCTGGGTCTCATGATCGTGTCGCAATGGAAGCCGCTGAAGGGTTCGCTCGTGCCGATGCCGTTGGTCGTCGTGCTCGCAGGGGCGGGGCTGAAACTGTGGTTCGACCGGCTGGGGGGAGAATGGTTGATTCAATCGAGCCACCTCGTGCAGGTGCCTGTCGCCGGCAGCGTGCGCGAGTTCGTCGGCTTCCTCGCATTCCCCGATTTCACGCAGTGGACCAACCCGGCCGCGTACATGGCGGCGATCACGGTCGCGATCGTCGCTTCGCTTGAAACGCTGCTCAATCTTGAAGCGGTCGACAAGCTCGATCCGCAGCGCCGGCAGTCTCCTCCCAACCGCGAACTGCTGGCCCAGGGGGCGGGCAACGTGACGGCCGGATTGTGCGGCGGATTGCCGATGACGTCGGTCATCGTCCGCAGTTCGGTCAACGTGCTGGCCGGCGGGCGCACCAAGCTGGCGACCGTGATCCACGGGGGTCTGCTGTTGGTGTGCGTGGCCCTGTTCCCGACGCAGCTCAATCACATTCCGCTCTCCTGTCTGGCGGCGATCCTGCTGTATACCGGATACAAGCTGGCGAACCCCGACCTGTTCCGGAAAATGTGGAGTCAGGGCCGTTACCAATTTGCGCCGTTCGTGATCACCATGGCGGCGATCGTGCTGACCGACCTGTTGACCGGCGTCCTCATCGGGCTGGGCGTCAGCCTGACGTTCATCCTCCACAGCAACCTGCGGCGCCCGATTCAGCGCGTCGTCGAGAAACACGCCAGCGGGGAAGTGGTCCACCTGCAACTGGCCAATCAAGTGAGCTTCCTCAACCGGGCCTCGTTGAGCCAGACGCTCCGCAACACGCCCCCCGGATCCCATCTGTTGATCGACGCGGTGCATTCCGACTACATCGATCCCGACATCCTCAGCCTGGTTCGCGAATACAAGCAAGAGATCGCCCCGGCCTTTGGCGTCGAGGTCAGCCTGCGGGGCTTCCGCAGCAGCTATCAGCTCGAAGACGAGATTCGCTACGTCGACTACTCGACGCGCGAGCTGCAGTCGAAATCGTCCCCCGCGCAGGTTCTCCGATTCCTGCATGAAGGGAACGAACGATTTCGCACCGGACGTCACCTCGAGTACGACTTCCGCCGCCAACGGCACGCGGCGGCGCACGGCCAGCATCCGCTGGCGGTCGTGCTGAGTTGCGTCGACTCGCGGATGCCCGCCGAAATCGTCTTCGACCTGGGGTTGGGGGACATCTTCTGCATCCGCATCGCGGGAAATATCGTCGGCCCGAAGATCCTGGGGAGCATGGAGTACGGCTGCTCGGTCGCCGGGGCCAAGGTCGTGCTGGCGATCGGCCACACCCAGTGCGGGGCGGTCTCCTCGTCGGTGCAACTCGCCGCGGCTACGGCCCGGGGCGAGCCGATCGACCCGCTGCTGGCGTCCTGCAATCACTTGGGGGAAGTGGTCGAGGAGATCAACCACTCGATCGCCGGTCGCATCGACGACTTCCACCGGCGTTCCGGCGACCGCGAGCGCGCGGCGTTCGTCGATCAAGTGGCCCGCCGCAACGTCCAGCGCACCGTCGCGGAGATCTACGCGCGCAGCCGCACGCTGCGCGGCTTGGTCGACGCCGATCGCATCGCCATTGTCGGCGCCATGTACGACGTCACGACGGGCCACATCGAGTTCCTGCTCCCCGACAGCTACGGCAGCAACCTCCTTGAAGACTTGGCCGACGTCGTCGCCAAGTCCCCCGTCGTCGGAGGCCCGTGA
- a CDS encoding LacI family DNA-binding transcriptional regulator, protein MAEDAGVSIATVSRVVNGSGSVTPELRDRVMASVARCGYSPTVGRKSQGCIALVYTGQFTAGSPYDAACFDGMIAAMQDSPFDLQIVHLRRDKRADETFAQFFMRKGIEGAIIRCTAAERDLVAQMAEEDFPLVVLGDHFDAPQLRFVYNDSRAASLEAVEYLVSLGHRRIAFASSEREDGDHLDRYRSYREVLQSHDLYDERFVFKLPARQEDGTQLMRKVISLPSPPTAVFIADPLVAVGAINEAHSLGVLIPETISIVGFDDADIRNTVFPEMTAVCQDSRELGRRAFEFVAETAAANPLARNMTLRGEAWLEIHRTAGPAPTASRRPATSER, encoded by the coding sequence GTGGCAGAAGACGCAGGCGTTTCCATCGCCACGGTTTCGCGTGTGGTCAACGGCAGCGGTTCGGTGACCCCGGAATTGCGGGACCGGGTCATGGCCTCGGTCGCTCGTTGCGGTTATTCACCCACCGTGGGTCGAAAATCGCAAGGCTGCATCGCCCTGGTCTACACGGGCCAGTTTACGGCCGGCTCCCCCTACGACGCGGCCTGCTTCGACGGCATGATTGCCGCCATGCAGGACTCCCCCTTCGACTTGCAGATCGTCCATTTGCGGCGGGACAAACGGGCCGACGAAACGTTCGCTCAGTTCTTTATGCGCAAGGGGATCGAAGGGGCGATCATCCGCTGCACGGCGGCCGAGCGGGACTTGGTCGCTCAGATGGCCGAAGAGGACTTCCCGTTGGTCGTCCTGGGAGACCATTTCGACGCCCCGCAGTTGAGGTTCGTCTACAACGACTCCCGGGCGGCGAGCTTGGAGGCCGTCGAGTATCTCGTCTCCCTGGGCCATCGGCGAATCGCTTTTGCGTCGAGCGAGCGCGAAGACGGCGACCACCTCGATCGGTACCGATCGTACCGCGAGGTGCTGCAATCGCACGATTTGTACGACGAGCGCTTCGTCTTCAAATTGCCGGCTCGGCAAGAGGACGGCACCCAACTGATGCGGAAGGTGATCAGCCTCCCTTCCCCCCCGACGGCCGTGTTCATTGCCGACCCGTTGGTGGCGGTCGGGGCGATCAACGAGGCCCACAGCTTGGGGGTCCTGATCCCCGAGACGATCTCGATCGTGGGATTCGACGACGCCGACATTCGCAACACGGTCTTTCCGGAAATGACTGCGGTCTGTCAGGACTCGCGCGAGCTGGGTCGCCGGGCGTTCGAGTTCGTTGCGGAGACGGCTGCCGCGAATCCGCTGGCTCGGAACATGACGCTGCGGGGAGAGGCCTGGCTGGAGATCCATCGTACGGCCGGGCCTGCTCCGACGGCGTCCCGCCGGCCGGCCACGAGCGAACGCTGA
- a CDS encoding MFS transporter, with protein sequence MPHAEPEHRSSLGLMLRLSAMMFLQYWSFGAWAVTVGTYIAANTGEEGAAIFSAGFIGYSSAAGAIGSLLSPAIVGILSDRYFSARRLLAVTQLGCAAANWGMHQSRSEWTFLLWLLAYFHCLFPAIAMTNAIGLRNLRNSQAEYPVVRVAGTLGWIAAGLFVGMGWPWATGVSIEATRIPLAIGAASSLLLAIFALALPATPPPQRQPSMAITATSVSGGATGVGRPLAMFLIASVFACLSSVAYNSYANLYLNQRGFPNPAALMTMGQVSDVVCLFATPWLVARVGLRALFAAGIAAWAVRYGLLAGGSRLAGDWPVYAAIVVHGPCFVFVFVVGVMIVDKLAGEAYRGVAQGLFTGASTGAGNLLGAFAMGLAQTRFLTPAGESPPPYRWSEFWLVPAAMSVAAGIIYVSVWKSLRPRGEAQPAGERREAQGESSTV encoded by the coding sequence ATGCCCCACGCCGAACCCGAGCATCGTTCGTCCTTGGGGCTGATGTTGCGTCTCTCGGCGATGATGTTCCTCCAGTATTGGTCCTTCGGCGCCTGGGCGGTGACCGTGGGGACGTACATCGCCGCGAACACGGGCGAGGAGGGGGCCGCCATCTTCTCGGCAGGATTCATCGGATACAGCTCCGCAGCGGGCGCCATCGGCAGCCTCCTGTCACCGGCCATCGTCGGAATCCTCAGCGATCGGTACTTTTCCGCCCGGCGACTCTTGGCCGTCACGCAACTCGGCTGCGCCGCGGCGAATTGGGGGATGCATCAAAGCCGCAGCGAGTGGACGTTTTTGTTGTGGCTGCTGGCGTATTTCCACTGTCTCTTCCCGGCCATTGCGATGACCAATGCGATCGGGCTCAGGAATCTTCGCAATTCCCAGGCCGAGTATCCCGTCGTTCGCGTGGCCGGGACGCTCGGCTGGATTGCGGCGGGGTTGTTCGTCGGCATGGGGTGGCCGTGGGCGACGGGCGTCTCGATCGAGGCGACGCGAATCCCGCTGGCGATCGGGGCGGCCAGCAGCCTGCTTCTGGCGATCTTCGCCCTCGCATTGCCCGCGACCCCTCCGCCGCAGCGTCAACCAAGCATGGCGATCACGGCCACTTCGGTCTCCGGCGGCGCAACGGGGGTGGGGCGTCCGCTGGCGATGTTTCTTATTGCTTCCGTGTTCGCCTGTCTGTCGAGCGTCGCTTACAACAGCTACGCCAACCTGTACCTCAACCAGCGCGGATTCCCCAACCCGGCGGCGCTGATGACCATGGGGCAGGTCTCCGACGTCGTATGCCTGTTCGCAACGCCATGGCTCGTGGCGCGGGTCGGACTGCGAGCGCTCTTCGCCGCAGGGATCGCCGCCTGGGCCGTTCGCTACGGGCTGTTGGCCGGGGGAAGTCGGCTGGCCGGCGACTGGCCCGTTTACGCGGCCATCGTCGTTCACGGTCCGTGCTTCGTGTTCGTGTTCGTCGTCGGCGTGATGATCGTCGACAAATTGGCAGGTGAAGCGTATCGCGGAGTCGCGCAAGGGCTGTTCACCGGCGCTTCGACGGGGGCGGGGAACCTGCTCGGCGCTTTCGCCATGGGGTTGGCTCAGACGCGGTTCCTGACTCCTGCGGGGGAGTCGCCCCCTCCGTATCGCTGGTCGGAGTTTTGGCTCGTCCCGGCCGCGATGAGCGTCGCGGCCGGGATCATTTACGTCAGCGTCTGGAAGTCGTTGCGCCCGCGCGGCGAAGCGCAGCCTGCCGGCGAGCGACGCGAAGCGCAAGGCGAATCGTCGACGGTCTGA
- a CDS encoding PEP-CTERM sorting domain-containing protein, whose protein sequence is MLSTLRKPSPTRAASVAIALSAIVIACCSQANANQFANPSFEDPITYDGPPFVGSWEGFSGGAAGTSTLVSTVMPRTGASHIDLTLGGPNSFAGVFQDVPVTGGSTWSFMGWHKAVGSNTNVGPEVRIEWRDDTSEIGRTPNLVPALTSDYTMFNLVATAPAGATIARAVYAGQTFSTGGSGTLFIDDFSFKVPEPGSVLLAGIGLIGVVRFARRRRA, encoded by the coding sequence ATGCTGTCAACACTGAGAAAGCCAAGTCCGACCCGCGCGGCGTCGGTCGCAATCGCTCTGAGCGCGATCGTGATCGCCTGCTGCTCGCAGGCCAATGCAAACCAGTTTGCGAATCCGAGCTTTGAAGACCCCATCACCTACGACGGCCCTCCGTTCGTCGGCTCTTGGGAAGGCTTTTCCGGGGGCGCCGCCGGCACCTCGACCTTGGTCAGCACGGTGATGCCCCGCACGGGCGCCTCGCACATCGACCTGACCCTGGGCGGCCCTAACAGCTTTGCCGGCGTGTTCCAGGACGTGCCGGTGACCGGCGGCAGCACATGGAGTTTCATGGGCTGGCACAAGGCGGTCGGCAGCAACACCAACGTAGGCCCCGAGGTCCGTATCGAGTGGCGCGACGACACGAGCGAGATCGGTCGAACTCCCAATCTGGTCCCCGCGCTGACTTCCGACTACACGATGTTCAACCTCGTCGCGACGGCGCCCGCCGGGGCGACGATCGCACGGGCCGTCTATGCCGGACAAACGTTTTCCACCGGAGGAAGCGGGACGTTGTTCATCGACGACTTCTCGTTCAAGGTCCCCGAGCCGGGCAGCGTGCTGCTGGCGGGAATCGGTTTGATCGGCGTGGTCCGCTTCGCTCGTCGTCGCCGGGCCTGA
- a CDS encoding DUF1559 domain-containing protein, whose product MKPFSRPARSLGQRPAFTLVELLVVIAIIGVLVALLLPAVQAAREAARRMSCANNVKNVALAVQNHHDSKRRLPFGINYNTSYGREQYRLPGGGVEEATPSKYVSGRNTNGKGWIVDVLPQLEQQAMYDGLKPGFDNPGADMRFIATATNGRGMGRPEIRQFLDDQLPVLTCPSDSSATPRLGNYHWEQVTTAVTSYKGVVGDTALGEVFGAGGLWSNSTYGSVPDCFETLGCNGLFWKMSYYEPINFKQISDGLSNTLMIGEAVADQDLHAMAYFSDGDWASCNMQLNYFLLGDPELVRQQWYDVRGFRSLHPGGVHFAMADASVQFLSEGIDHQLYRALSTRNGGEVANLP is encoded by the coding sequence ATGAAGCCCTTCTCCCGCCCCGCTCGTTCCTTAGGCCAGCGACCGGCGTTCACGTTGGTCGAGTTGCTGGTCGTCATCGCGATCATCGGCGTGCTGGTGGCCCTGCTGCTGCCGGCCGTCCAGGCTGCTCGGGAAGCGGCCCGACGGATGTCGTGCGCCAACAACGTGAAGAACGTGGCATTGGCCGTGCAAAATCATCACGATTCCAAGCGGCGTCTGCCGTTCGGCATCAACTACAACACGAGCTACGGACGCGAACAATATCGCTTGCCGGGGGGCGGCGTCGAGGAAGCCACCCCTTCTAAATACGTGTCCGGCCGGAACACCAACGGCAAAGGGTGGATCGTCGACGTGCTGCCGCAACTCGAACAGCAGGCGATGTACGACGGACTCAAGCCCGGCTTCGACAATCCGGGCGCCGATATGCGATTCATCGCAACTGCCACGAACGGCCGCGGGATGGGCAGGCCTGAAATTCGCCAATTCCTCGACGATCAGCTTCCCGTGCTGACCTGTCCCTCGGATTCCTCCGCGACTCCCCGCCTGGGCAACTACCACTGGGAGCAAGTCACGACGGCGGTCACCAGTTACAAGGGAGTCGTCGGCGACACGGCTCTCGGCGAGGTCTTCGGCGCCGGCGGCTTGTGGAGCAACAGCACCTACGGAAGCGTTCCCGACTGCTTCGAGACGCTCGGCTGCAACGGACTGTTCTGGAAGATGAGCTACTACGAGCCGATCAACTTCAAGCAGATTTCCGACGGACTGAGCAACACGCTCATGATCGGCGAGGCGGTCGCTGATCAGGACCTGCATGCGATGGCGTATTTCTCCGACGGCGACTGGGCCTCCTGCAACATGCAGCTCAACTACTTCCTGCTGGGGGATCCCGAGCTCGTGCGACAACAGTGGTACGACGTTCGCGGGTTCCGCAGCCTGCACCCCGGGGGCGTCCACTTCGCCATGGCCGACGCCTCGGTACAATTCCTTAGCGAAGGAATCGATCACCAACTGTATCGCGCGCTCTCGACCCGCAACGGGGGCGAGGTCGCCAATCTGCCGTAA